CGCAGGCCGCGCAGGGCGAGTCCCACGGTGGCGGAGCGTACGGCGTCGGCGCCGGCCGGGCCGGGTTCGGCGACCAGGCGTACGACGGTGTCCCGGTCCTCGACGACCGCGGTGACGGCGGCCAGTTCCACGTCCCAGCGGGCGGCGGCCTCGTACAGCCACTCCGTGGGCATCGGGACGCCGGCGAGGCGGCCGAGTACGGGGCGCAGGGCGCGGGCGGCCTGGCGTTCGGCCGGGAGGAGGCGGCGCAGATAGCGGCGGAGTTCGTCGGGCAGGGCGAGGAGGGCGAGGGCCTGCGGGGTGGGTGGGAGGTCGACGACGAGGAGGTCGTACGCCTCCGAGAGCGCGGCGTCGCGCAGGGCGCGCAGCAGGGCGAGTTCCTCGGCGCCGGGGAGGGGGGTGACTTCCTCGGGGTCGAGCCGGGAGGCGCCGAGGAAGTCGAGGACGTTGGCGCCGCGGTCCTGGAAGGCGGTGAGGTCGCCGCGGAAGCGTTCCGCCGCGTCGGGGCGCCAGGCGGTGAGGTGGGGGGTGCCCGGTACGGATACGGGGGTGGGGCCCGTGGGGGTGCCGAGGGCGGCGCCGAGGGTGTCGGTGCGGTCGGTGCTGAGGACGAGGGTGGGTGTGCCGTCGCGCGCCGCGGTCAGTGCGGTGGCCGCGGCGAGGGTGGTGCGGCCCGAGCCGCCTGGGCCGGTGAGGAGGATTGTGCGCATGTGGGTGAACGGTACCGGTGTTGTCACGCACCCCCGGGGGGCTGCGCCCCCAGACCCCCCTACGGCCCTGAACGGGCCTCGTCCTCAAACGCCGGACGGGCTGAAATCACCTGAGCGGCGCTGAAAATGTCGGCACCGGCCGGGGAAATTCAGCCCCCTCCGGCGTTTGAGGAGCGGGGGTTCGGGGGCGGAGTCCCCGAGGATGGGACGGGTAGGGGCGGCGGGGGCGCGAAACTACTTGGGTTCCTCCACCCGCTTCTTCAACCCCGCCAGCGCGCGGTCGATGATGACCTTCTCCGCCTTGCGCTTGATCATGCCCAGCATCGGGATCTTGACGTCCACCGTCAGCTGGTAGGTGACCTCGGTCGCCCCGGCGCCCGCCGGCTTCAGGATGTACGAGCCGTCCAGGGCACGCAGCATCTGCGACTTGACCAGGGTCCACGAGACCTCGTTGTCGCCGGTCCAGGTGTAGCCGAGGGTCTGGTCGTCCTTGATCGCGCCGGCGTCCATGACGAGGCGGACCTGCTCGGCGCGGCCCTGGGCGTCGGTCTTCAGGACGTCCGCCTCCTTCACCTCGCCGGTCCAGTCCGGGTAACGGGCGAAGTCGGCGATCACCGCCATCACCTCGTTCGGTGCCGCCTCGATCGTGATGCTCGAACTGGTGAATTCCGCCATCGAAGTGGCTCCTCCAGATGCGGTCCGGTGAGGGAGGGTTGGTGCGCACGTACGTGCAGCGTGAAGGCTACCCCGCGCAGAGCGGGCCGTTGTCACCCGGACCCGGTCACCATTCGAGTACCCACGGCTGCCCGCTCCCCGCGAAGTGCCCCACGTTCACGCACTCCGTGCCGCCGATCCGCATCCGCCGGGCCAGCGGCTGGTGGACGTGGCCGAACAGGGCGTACCGGGGGCGCGTGCGCCGGATCGCGTCGAGCAGCGCGCGGCTGCCGCGTTCGAAGCGGCGCGCGACCGTGTCGTACACCAACTCCGGGACCTCCGGCGGAATGTGCGTGCACAGCACGTCGACCTCGCCGACCGCCTCGATCTTCGCCGCGTACTCCTCGTCGCTGATCTCGTACGGCGTGCGCATCTGCGTCCTGAGGCCGCCGCCGACGAAGCCGAAGGTCCGGCCGCCGATCTCCACCCGCTCCCCGTCCAGGACCCGGGTGCCCGGTCCGGCGTACTCCGGCCACAGTGTCGGCATGTCGACGTTGCCGTAGGTGGCGTACGTCGGGGTCGGGAGCGCGGCGAACAGTTCGGCGTACTGCCTGCGCACCGCTTTCTCGATCACCGTCGCCCGGTCCGCGCCGACGCCGGCCCACAGCCGGGCCCCGAGTTCGCGTGCCTCCTCGAAGCGGCGGGCCGTGCGCAGCGCCACGAGGCGGCTCGCGTTCTCGGCACCGAAGAGGTCGGGGAAGATGCCGCGCGAGTGGTCGGCGTAGTCGAGGAAGAGGACCAGGTCGCCCAGGCAGATCAGGGCGTCCGCGCCCGCACCGGCCGCGGCCAGGTCGCGCACGTTGCCGTGCACGTCGCTGACCACGTGGACGCGCGTCCTCTTCGCCTGTGGGTTGCCCCGCGGTGTGGGTGCCATGGCGATCAAGGGTAGGCGTGTGCGGTACGGGTGAACAGAAGAGGGGGGTCGCTCACGGTTACTGGTCAGTCAAGAAAACCGTGCACTACTGTGCGTAAAAGACACCAACCCGTGTGACGCCGCGAACATCTCGCCGGTCCCCCCTGTCGTAGAAGCCATACCGGCGGGTAACGTCCGGGCAGTCCAGTCGTACTCAGGATTTCGACTACGGGATCCGCGAGTACTTGCCCGAGCCATGGACCGCACCGTCGCATCGCACAACGTCGTGGCGCCGGCGCCCTATGAGGAGCAGCAGTCTTGCGCGAGTTCAGCCTTCCGGCTTTGTACGAGGTCCCCGCGGACGGAAATCTGACCGACATCGTCCGCCGAAACGCCGCGCAGCATCCGGATGTCGCCGTCATCGCCCGCAAGGTGGACGGCGTCTGGCAGGACGTGACTTCCACGACCTTCCTCGCCGAGGTGCTCACCGTCGCGAAGGGCCTCATCGCCTCCGGGGTCGCGCAGGGCGACCGGGTCGCCCTGATGTCCCGTACGCGCTACGAGTGGACCCTGTTCGACTTCGCGATCTGGTGCGCGGGCGCGGTGACCGTACCGGTGTACGAGACCAGCTCCAGCGAGCAGGTGCAGTGGATCCTCGGTGACTCCGGGGCCACCGCGGTCATCGTGGAGCTGGACGGCCACGCCGCCTCCGTCGAGTCGGTGCGTGACCGGCTGCCTGGGCTGAAGCACGTCTGGCAGATCGACACGGGCGCGGTGGAGGAGCTGGGGCGGGCGGGCCAGGACGTCAGCGACGCGGCCGTCGAGGAACGCGGTGCGCGGACGAAGGCCGACGACCCGGCGACCATCGTGTACACGAGCGGTACGACCGGCCGGCCCAAGGGCTGTGTGCTGACGCACCGCAGCTTCTTCGCCGAGTGCGGCAACGTCGTCGAGCGGCTGCGGCCCCTGTTCCGGACCGGCGAGTGCTCGGTCCTCCTCTTCCTGCCGCTCGCGCACGTCTTCGGGCGGCTGGTGCAGATCGCGCCGATGATGGCGCCGATCAAACTGGGCATGGTCCCGGACATCAAGAACCTCACCGACGAACTGGCCTCGTTCCGGCCGACGTTGATCCTCGGTGTGCCGCGTGTCTTCGAGAAGGTCTACAACTCGGCGCGTGCCAAGGCGCAGGCGGACGGCAAGGGCAAGATCTTCGACAAGGCCGCCGACACGGCGATCCTGTACAGCCGGGCGCTGGACACCCCGTCGGGTCCGTCCCTCGGCCTGAAGATCAAGTACAAGACGTTCGACAAGCTCGTCTACAGCAAGCTGCGCGCGGTCCTCGGCGGCAAGGGCGAGTACGCCATCTCCGGCGGCGCCCCGCTCGGTGAGCGGCTCGGGCACTTCTTCCGCGGGATCGGCTTCACGGTGCTGGAGGGCTACGGCCTGACGGAGTCCTGTGCGGCCACCGCGTTCAACCCGTGGGACCGGCAGAAGATCGGCTCGGTCGGCCAGCCGCTGCCCGGCTCGGTCGTGCGCATCGCCGACGACGGCGAGGTGCTGCTGCACGGCGAGCACCTCTTCAAGGAGTACTGGAACAACCCGGGTGCGACCGAGGAGGCGCTGGCCGACGGCTGGTTCCACACCGGCGACATCGGCACGCTCGACGAGGACGGCTTCCTGAGCATCACCGGCCGCAAGAAGGAGATCATCGTCACGGCGGGCGGCAAGAACGTCGCCCCGGCCGTGATCGAGGACCGTATCCGCGCGCACGCGCTGGTCGGGGAGTGCATGGTGGTGGGTGACGGGCGGCCGTTCGTGGGCGCGCTGGTCACCATCGACGAGGAGTTCCTGGGGCGTTGGGCCGACGAGCACGGCAAGCCGGCCGGGTCCACCGCGGCGTCGCTCGCCCATGACCCGGATCTCCTCGCGGTGATCCAGGGCGCGGTCGACGACGGCAACGCCGCGGTGTCGAAAGCGGAATCGGTGCGGAAGTTCCGCATTCTGGCCTCCCAGTTCACCGAGGAGTCGGGCCACCTGACGCCGTCCCTGAAGCTCAAGCGCAATGTGGTGGCGAAGGACTACGCGGACGAGATCGAGGCGATCTACCAGAGTTAGTACAGGAGTCGGTGCGGGAGTCGGTGCCGGATCTGGCTCATGGCGCGGTGTCCTCGGCGAGGACCCGCGCCATCGTGCGTTCCGCGAGCGCCGTGATCGTCACGAACGGGTTCACCCCGATCGAGCCGGGCACCAGCGAGCCGTCGGTGATGTACAGCTTCGAATACCCCTTCACCCGCCCGTAGTTGTCGGTCGCCTTGCCCAACACGCAGCCGCCCAGCGGGTGGTAGGTGAAGTCGTCGGCGAACACCTTGTTGCCGGAGCCGAACAGGTCGTACCGGTAGATGGTGGAGTTGGCCGCGTTGATCCGGTCGAACAGCTTCTTGGCCATGGCGACGGACACCGCGCTCTGGGCGGCGCTCCAGCCGAGCCGCGCCGAGTCGGTCGTCGCGTCGTAGGTGAACGAGGCCCGCTGCGGGTTCTTGGTGATCGCCAGATAGAGGCTCACCCAGTGCTCCAGCCCCATGGGCAGCG
This genomic interval from Streptomyces sp. B21-083 contains the following:
- a CDS encoding metallophosphoesterase family protein → MVSDVHGNVRDLAAAGAGADALICLGDLVLFLDYADHSRGIFPDLFGAENASRLVALRTARRFEEARELGARLWAGVGADRATVIEKAVRRQYAELFAALPTPTYATYGNVDMPTLWPEYAGPGTRVLDGERVEIGGRTFGFVGGGLRTQMRTPYEISDEEYAAKIEAVGEVDVLCTHIPPEVPELVYDTVARRFERGSRALLDAIRRTRPRYALFGHVHQPLARRMRIGGTECVNVGHFAGSGQPWVLEW
- a CDS encoding SRPBCC family protein yields the protein MAEFTSSSITIEAAPNEVMAVIADFARYPDWTGEVKEADVLKTDAQGRAEQVRLVMDAGAIKDDQTLGYTWTGDNEVSWTLVKSQMLRALDGSYILKPAGAGATEVTYQLTVDVKIPMLGMIKRKAEKVIIDRALAGLKKRVEEPK
- a CDS encoding ArsA family ATPase, with protein sequence MRTILLTGPGGSGRTTLAAATALTAARDGTPTLVLSTDRTDTLGAALGTPTGPTPVSVPGTPHLTAWRPDAAERFRGDLTAFQDRGANVLDFLGASRLDPEEVTPLPGAEELALLRALRDAALSEAYDLLVVDLPPTPQALALLALPDELRRYLRRLLPAERQAARALRPVLGRLAGVPMPTEWLYEAAARWDVELAAVTAVVEDRDTVVRLVAEPGPAGADAVRSATVGLALRGLRADALIANRVLPEPSTDPWLASVTAQQRKTLEEWQETYALHQVPHLGHDPRGAGDLAALRAPAVNRTPATVEWPVTDHLADDGVLVWHIPLPGAIRDELDLVRRGDELVLTVGPFRRIVALPSALRRCSVAGAALRDGELRIRFAPDPDLWPQTR
- a CDS encoding AMP-dependent synthetase/ligase, which gives rise to MREFSLPALYEVPADGNLTDIVRRNAAQHPDVAVIARKVDGVWQDVTSTTFLAEVLTVAKGLIASGVAQGDRVALMSRTRYEWTLFDFAIWCAGAVTVPVYETSSSEQVQWILGDSGATAVIVELDGHAASVESVRDRLPGLKHVWQIDTGAVEELGRAGQDVSDAAVEERGARTKADDPATIVYTSGTTGRPKGCVLTHRSFFAECGNVVERLRPLFRTGECSVLLFLPLAHVFGRLVQIAPMMAPIKLGMVPDIKNLTDELASFRPTLILGVPRVFEKVYNSARAKAQADGKGKIFDKAADTAILYSRALDTPSGPSLGLKIKYKTFDKLVYSKLRAVLGGKGEYAISGGAPLGERLGHFFRGIGFTVLEGYGLTESCAATAFNPWDRQKIGSVGQPLPGSVVRIADDGEVLLHGEHLFKEYWNNPGATEEALADGWFHTGDIGTLDEDGFLSITGRKKEIIVTAGGKNVAPAVIEDRIRAHALVGECMVVGDGRPFVGALVTIDEEFLGRWADEHGKPAGSTAASLAHDPDLLAVIQGAVDDGNAAVSKAESVRKFRILASQFTEESGHLTPSLKLKRNVVAKDYADEIEAIYQS